CTTCGAAAACGGCGAGCCGCTGCCCTACCTCGCCCTGGATGACGAGTCGCGCGGCAATCTCGGCGGTCTCGTCGAGAAATTTGGCCTGGTGGATGCCACCAACGCCAAGCGCCTTCAGTGGGCCGTCGACAACATCGTCTCCCGCCTGGGCGTGCCCGTTGTCGTGAAATTCCCTGTTGCAGCAGGTGAGGAGGAGGCACCTCTTCGCGAGGAGGGTGTCTTACCCAGGGTTCATCCGGAGGATGCCGCAGCTGAGGCCGGCGAACGCTCCATGGTAATGTACGCAGACGTGGAGGCGGCTTCCGATGGGAGTTTGACCGTTGGTGGGTTAAGCCTTAAGAATCTGGAGGACAGTTTGAAGACGGCTGGTTTTGCAGCGGATCTCAGTGGAGCAAGCCTGGATCCTGCATTGCTGGCAACTTTGGCTGCGGCAGACGTGCAACATCTTCAGATCGAGACTGAGCCCGATGGCTTGTACCTTTATATGGACGGTAAGTCGCTGCCCCGGGTCGCCTGGGATAAGCTCCGATTGGACAATGCCGTCGAAATGTACGGTCGCCTGGATCCATCCAGCCCCTATCTGCCGATTGCCGACCTGATGTTGCCTGGTGTTCAGCCAGCCGACATAGAACTATTGCTCTTGCTGCCCAAGTTGGCCGACTTGGAGGAGATCACCCCCCGTTCTTTCCAATAGGGGGATGACGTTGCAGTTCTCATAGACAACGAGGTTTGAAATAACGAAGCCGGAGGCTGACCACAGCCCCCGGCTTTTTTTGTTCACGGCCCCGCTTTTCAGTGTAAGTGTTCGTTCTGCCCCGCATGCTGGTATTTCACGGGGCCTTCGCCCTGTTGCAGCAACTCCACCGCATGGGGAATGGCCGGCAGGATGACTTCAAGATTCTCCTGAACGGCTTTTGGGCTTCCCGGCAGGTTGATGATCAGGGTTTTTCCTCGGATGCCGGCAACCGAGCGGCTTAGCATGGCATGGGGGGTGATCTGCAGGCTGGCAGCTCGCATCGCCTCTGTAAAACCGGGCGCCAGTCGATGAACCACGGCACTTGTGGCCTCAGGGGTAACGTCTCGCGGCGAAAAGCCGGTGCCACCCGTGGTTAGCACCAGATCCAATTCCAGGTCGTCGCTCCATGCTCGTAGAAGACGCTCGATCTGATCCTGTTCATCGGGCACGATCGAACCTCGTACATCCGACCCCAGACGATCCTTGATCAACTCGGCGATGAGTGGGCCGCTTCGATCTTCCGTTTCACCTCTGGAGGAGCGGTCGCTCACCGTCAAAACGCCAATGCGCATTATGATAGTCTCCTTGCATGCCACGCGAACAAGGGATGGCATTACACCATCCCTGATGATCTTTCCACAGCCTGCTGTTGACAAAACTGCTGCTTGTGAACAGCCCGATCTTTTTTTCCCGGATCCGCAACCGCCAGGCATTTCGTTTGTCGGCCAATAGCCTGGATGGGTCGGGTCGAAATCGATCTAACGCTTCGTGTACTGGGGAGCCTTTCGGGCACGCTTGAGACCGGGCTTTTTGCGTTCCTTCTCTCTGGCGTCCCTTGTAAGGAAACCAGCCTTGCGCAGAACCGGGCGCAATCGTTGGTCGGGTACGCCCGGGGTCGCTTCAGGTAGTTCTTCGTCCCGGTGGCAGAGCGCTCGGGCGATACCAAGTCTCACTGCCCCTGCCTGTCCACTCACACCACCGCCCCGTACCTTGACAGATATGTTGAAAGCAGCTTGCATGTCGGTGATCTCCAGGGGCTGAAGTACCGCGCGTTGATCCGCAAGCCGGGGGAAGAATTCCTCATACGGCTTGTCATTGACGATGATCTTGCCTTCGCCAGCATAGAGCCGAACTCGAGCTGATGCCCGTTTTCGCCTGCCTGTTCCCTGATAATACTCAAGTGCCATTGCCTGTTTTTCTCCTACAGTTCCAGCGGCTTCGGTTGCTGAGCCTGATGAGGATGGTTGGGAGCTGCGTATACCTTCAGCTTTTTGACCATCTTACGGCCCAGGCGGTTCTTCGGCAACATGCCGCGCACCGCAGACTGGATCACCCGCTCCGGGTGCTTTTCCAGCTGATCACGCAGAGATATGCGTTTCAGGCCACCGACGTAGCCTGAATGTCGATAGTAGAATTTCTGATCGAGTTTCCGACCTGTGACGCGAATCTTGTCCGCGTTGATGACCACCACATAGTCACCGCAGTCCAAATGGGGAGTATAAATGGGCTTATGTTTGCCCTTTAGGACCGTGGCTATTCGTGTGGCCAGACGGCCCAGCGTCATGCCGGTGGCGTCGACCACGTACCAATCACGTTCGATCTCGTGAGGTTTGGCGCTATAGGTTCTCACGTTGTTTCTCCTGCTGCTTGTTATCCAAGTCTGTTCAATATCTGACAAATGCCAGTCGTAGGCCTTGCGGTGGCGCTGGCTGAGCCGCCATTGTTCTGTCGCGAGCCGCCAACACACGGACGATGTCATCTTCAGGGCGCATGCCCTTGCCGATTTCCAGAAGAGTTCCGACCACGGTTCGCACCATTCGTTTGAGAAAAGCGTTGGCCTCGATCTCAAACTGCAGCATCTGCTCTTCCTGCGTCCACGTTGCTGTCACTACCTTGCGAATCGTTATATCTCCATGGGTCGGCTGTCCGAAACTGGCAAAGTCGTGCGAGCCCAACAAGGCGCAGCCTGCTCGATTCATGGCTTCCACATCTGGCGCTTTCGGCTCGTGATGCGCGAAGCGCATTTGGAGCGGTGAGCGCCAGGCAGCGGTCCAAACCCTATAGCGGTAGATCCGGCTACGGGCGGCGAATCGCGGATGGAAGCTCGGGTCGATCACCCTCTCCAATGACCGGACTGCGACAGCATTCGGCAAGAGAGCGTTCCAGGCTCGCTCCAGGTCAGAGATGCTGTGACGCCAGTTGACCATGGCAGATATCACCTGCCCAGAGGCGTGAACTCCGGTGTCGGTGCGGCCGGCATAGCGAAGGCGAGTTTTCTCACCCGACAGCTTTGCCAGAACACTTTCCAGGCAACCTTGAATCGTGGGCCTGTCAGGTTGAATCTGGAAACCGAAGTAATCGGTTCCGTCATACTCGACCAGGGCACGGACATGAAGCCGTTGGACAGCGTTCTCTGTGCTGAACTCAGCGTTCTCGGTCGTTGGCCTACTCCTCCACCAACTCGAACTGAACTATCTCGGCACCATCGCCTTTGCGGGGTCCCAGCTTGGTAATGCGGGTATAGCCGCCGGCGCGGTCCTCAAAACGGGGTGCCAGGTCATCGAACAGTTTCCTGACGATCTCTTTGTTATTGAGCCGGGCCATGGCAATACGCTGCGCATGAACCCGATTGCCCTGGCGGCCGCGTTTGGCCAGTGTAATCAGTTTTTCAGCCTGGGGTCGAACCGATTTGGCCTTGGCTTCAGTGGTATGAATGACCTCATGTTCAAATAGTTGTAAGGTCAAGTTTCGGTACAACGCTCGCCGATGTCCAGTGCTGCGACCCAGGCGGCGTCCAGCTTTTTTGTGTCTCATTCAACTACTCCGTGGTGAGGACCTTTGATTAGCTACTTTCCGTTCCTGTTGTCATGGCTGCCAGCAAGGCGTCGACGTCGATGTTGATGCTGCTATCGTCGCCCAGGTCCTCGTCGTAGTCCTCGTCCTCTTCCAATTCGGGCTCTTCCGGCTCATCGCCGGGCATCTTGATCTGATCGAGATAACCCTTGGTTTCCAGTTTCTCCATGAGCTCATCCAACGACTTCTGGCCAAAATTGCGGATGCTGAGCAGTTCCTCTGGCCCACGTTCCAGACGTTCGATGATCTCACCCACCTTGACGATACCGGCTCGCTTAAGGCAATTATACGCCCGGACCGATAGCTCCAGGCTCTCGATGGGAACATCGTAGATCTGGGAGGGAATACCTTCCTCGATTTCCTCTTCAGGTTCCAGGGAAATGGCTTCGACGCCGGCAATGAGCGACAGATGCTGCACCAGTAGCTTGGCAGCCTCGCCGAGTGCTTCCTCTGGAGTAATCGTGCCGTCGGTCCAGATGTCCAGCACCAAACGATCGTAGTCAGTCTGTTGACCGATACGGGCTCGTTCGATGCGAAAGGAAGCCTTGCGAACCGGGCTAAAGATCGCGTCGACCGGGATTTCGCCCAGAGTCAGTTTGCTGCGCTCTTCGGCCGGCGAGTAACCGCGTCCACGTCGGATGACCATCTCAATCGATAGGTCGACGTCATTGCTGTCGGCGGTCATCAACAGAAGATCGGGTGTAATGACCTCGATTTCCGGTGGGTATTGCAGGTCACCGGCAGTTACCGGGCCCTCGGCATTGACCTCGAGATAGGCCCGAACCGGATCGTCGGTCATGCTTTTCATCCGGAGTTGCTTTACATTCAAGATGAATGCGGTTGTATCCTCACGCACATGAGGGATCGGCGAGAACTCGTGATGAACATCGCTGAGCCGCACGGAGGTGACTGCAGCGCCCGCGAGCGAAGAAAGCAGCACGCGGCGCAGGGCATTGCCCAAGGTTACGCCGTAGCCGCTCTCCAGCGGCCCGATGACAAAACGGCCATATTGCTGTGAGTTGGCCTCGCGCTCAATTTTCGGTAGTACAATGCTAAGGTTTAGCAAGAGAATATCCCTCCTCAATCTGGTGCCCGTCTCCGCACGCTCGATTGCGCGCCGGAGATCCTGGTCCGCAAGCCCCAGTCGTGCCATCAGAGATGGATTCGGGGCAGGGAAGGCGGATAAGAGTCACCCTTCCAGCTTAGCGGCTGTAGAACTCGACCACCAATTGTTCGTTGATCGGGATGTCAATGTCTTCCCGGCTTGGCCTGGAAATGACATGCCCAACGAGGGCATCGCTGTCCAGACTAAGCCATTCAGGCACAGGCCGTTCGCCCATGATTTCCGGCAGGGCGCGGAAGTACTGCTTTTTCCGGCTCTCATCCCGAACGGCGATAACATCGTCAGGCTTGACCAGGTAAGAGGGAATGTTGGTCTTGCGACCGTTGACGATGATGTGCCCGTGGCGGACGAGCTGTCTGGCCTGAGCCCGGGAACTGGCGAGACCGAGCCGAAACACTACATTGTCCAGGCGGGACTCGAGCGTTATCAGCAGGGTTGCGCCGGTAAGGCCTTTGGTGCGCAGGGCATTCTTGAAGTAGCGTCGGAACTGACGTTCCATGACTCCATAAATACGCTTTACTTTTTGTTTCTCGCGCAACTGCAGAGAGAAATCACTCTGGTTGCGTCGGAACTGTGCTCTTCTTGAGTGCTGTCCAGGTGCGTAGCTTCGTCGCTCAAAAGCACACTTAGGTGACAGGCAACGGTCACCCTTGAGGTATAGCTTCTGACCTTCTCGGCGGCACAGTCGACATACTGCTTCTGTATAACGTGCCAATTTACTCCTCCTGTAAAGTGTTTACCTGAGAGGTTTACGGCTTGGCAACCTTCGTCCCTCTCGAAATTGTCTTGAAGAATATCCTTGGAATGATGGGCATCCATGTCCTGAAGACCCGCCACGCCGTCTTTTGGTCTATACGCGCCGTTTCTTGGGCGGGCGGCAGCCATTGTGTGGCAGGGAGGTCACATCGGTGATGCTGACGACCTTGAGTCCCGCGGCCTGCATTGACCGGATGGCTGCTTCACGGCCAGGTCCGGGACCCTTGACGAATACGTCCACCTCCCTCATTCCCATATCCATGGCCAGCTTGCCAACGCTGCTGCCGGCCAGCTGAGCGGCATAGGGTGTACTCTTGCGGGAGCCCTTGAATCCGACGGTGCCAGCGCTGCCCCAGGTAACGGTATTGCCTTGCTGGTCCGTCACGGTAATGATCGTATTGTTGAAGGTGGCCTGGATGTGTGCTTGGCCGTGCGGCACCGTCCTCTTCTCACGACGTGGCCCGCGACGCGCTGTACGTCTTGGTCTAGCCATAAAGTTTTTTATCTCCTTCTGCCCGGCGAATTCGCCTAAAGTGAATGACAGATTTCCTACCGTCATGCTCGATGACCAGTAAGGCCACGGCAGGCAACTGGAATCGGGTTACTTGCGTGCTCGCTTCTTGCCGGGCACGGTCCTGCGTGCACCACGTTTGGTACGCGCGTTTGTCCGGGTTCGCTGGCCGTGCACCGGCAGGTTGAGTCGGTGGCGGAGGCCCCGGTAACAATTAATCTCCTGCAGCCGCTTGATGTTCATATTCACCTCGCGGCGGAGATCTCCTTCTACCAGATACTCGCGATCGATCGTCTCGCGCAAGCGGGCGACTTCACTCTCACTCAGGTCTCGGACTCGGGTATCCTCGTTGATGTCCAGCTTACCCAGGATATCTCCGCTGCTCGTGCGGCCGATTCCATAGATGTAGGTCAATCCGACCAGAACTCGCTTATCACGGGGCAGGTCAACACCGGCAATGCGTGCCATATGTTAGCTCCTCAACAATCTGCTGCTAATCAGAATTCTTTCCGCTCGAAGGCCAGGACTATCCCTGGCGCTGCTTGTGCCTGGGGTTCGTGCAAATCACACGCACAACACCATGCCGCTTGATGATCTTGCAGTTTTCACATCGGCGCTTAACTGAGGGTTTTACTTTCATCTTTACTTTCCTCCAGACCGGCAACTGCCCGCGGCCGTCTGTACCTGTTATAGACGGGTCAGGATTTCAGCTTCCCCGTTTGTGATGGCGATCGTATGCTCAAAATGAGCTGAAAGATTGCCATCGGCTGTGGAGACAGTCCACAAGTCATCATGTTGGCGCGTGCGCCAGGAACCTACATTTACCATCGGTTCCAGGGCGAAGGTCATGCCCTTGCTCAGCCGCCGATTCATGGCCGGGTAGGTGCGAGCCACGTCTCGGTTTTTCGGCACATAGTTCAGTATCTGTGGCTCTTCATGCATTTTTCGGCCAACGCCGTGGCTGGTATATTCACGCACCACGGAAAAGCCGCTGGATTCCACATAATCCTGGACGGCTCTGGAGATATCGACAAAGCGGTTCTCCGGTCTGGCCTGGGCTATCCCAGCCCAAAGACTGCCTTCGGTAACCTCGAGCAGCTGTTGTGCTTCCTGGCCGACGTTACCGACTCCATAGGTCCAGCCTGAATCGCCGACGTAGCCCTTGTAAATGGCTCCCACGTCGATGCTGATAATATCGCCATCCTCCAGCACTCTGTTGACACTGGGTATCCCGTGTACCAATTCGTCGTTGATTGACGTGCACAGCGTGGCTGGAAACTCAGGACCACCTTGGGAATTGGGATAGCCTACGAAGGCCGGGATTGCATTTTGACTGCGGATTATCTCCTCTGCCGCGGCATCAAGCTCGGCTGTGCTCACACCGGGTGTTACCATCTCGCGCATGCGAGCATGAACCTCCGCAACAATGCGGCCGGCGATTCGCATCAATTCCAGTTCACTTTTGGCCTTCAGGCGAATGCCGGAAGGCCGTCGCGTCAGTGGCAATATCATCGTCTCTTACAGAACCGTCCTGACCGTGAAAAGCAGATCCTGTTTGATCTCGTCCAGCGGGCGGTCGCCATCCATCCTGACCAAAAGGTCCCGGGCGAAGTAGTATCCAATCAGTGGCGACGTTTGCTTGTAGTAAACATACAGGCGGATCTTCACCGTTTCCAACTCATCGTCAGGCCTCTGGTAGAGTTCGCCGCCACACACGTCGCAAATGCCTTCCGTTGTCGGCGGTTTGAAACGCCTGTGGTAGGTGGCACCGCAGTTACGGCAGACCAGCCGTCCCGTGAGGCGGTCGATGAGTTCTTCATCGGCCACGTCCAACATGGGGACCATGCGGATGTGGTTGCCCTGTTCGGCGAGCATTTTATCAAGCGCCCGGGCCTGTTCGAGGGTCCGGGGAAAGCCATCCAGGATGGCGCCTCGATCGCAGTCTGGTCGACTAATTCGCTCTCGCACCATGGCGATGGTCAAATCGTCCGGAACCAGTTCGCCCCGATCCATGAAGCCTTTGACCTGAACACCTAACTCTGTTTCGTTTTTTAAGTTCTCGCGAAACAGATCGCCTGAGGATATCTGTTTCAAACCAAGCTCTTGCTCCAAAAAGACCGCTTGCGTACCTTTGCCGGCGCCAGGCGGTCCCAGAAGAACCAGATAGGTAGGATCTTCCGACATCTTCGTCATCTCTCCAGATGGGTCAGCCATATCATCCTGGCGAAAGAGCATCTTGTTACCAGAGTGTTATCGGATGAAACCCTCGTAATGGCGCATGAGCAACTGAGCCTCGAGCTGCTTCATGGTGTCGAGTACCACGCCGACGACGATCAGCAGACCGGCGCTGGAAATCAGCAGGGTCGTGTTGGTTGCCACGTTCTGGCCGGTGAACAGACTCACGATCCAGGGCATGATGGCAACGATACCCAGGAAGAGTGCACCCACAAGGGTGATTCGGCTCATGATGCCATTCAGGTATTCTTCGGTGCGTTTGCCAGGGCGAATACCGGGCACAAAACCACCTTGTCGCTGCAGAGTCTCCGCCAGGTTCTGTTGGCGGAAGATCACATCAGTGTAGAAGTAGGTGAAGGCGATAACCAGCAGGAAATACAGTATCCAGTAGACGCTATTGGCTGGATCGAAGATTGTTCCCACGGTTCCCGCAACACTACCGATTAACCCTTCAGTACCTGCAAAATAGCTGGCGATGGTACCCGGGAAGAGCAGCAAGCTCTGGGCGAAGATCAGCGGGATCATGCCTGCCGAGTTCACGCGAAGCGGCACAAAGGTGCTTTGTCCACCCTGGACCACCAGTCGATTGCCGCGCATTGCTCGCACTCTTTTTCCGTACTGTACCGGAATGCGGCGCTGTCCCTCATTTACCATGACGATCACAAAGACGGTGATGATGGTAATCAGGACGAACACCAGCAGCGTCATCCATTGCTGAGCCTGGACCAGCTGAATCATGTTAGTGGGCAGCGTGGCCACGATACCGCCGAAGATGATCAACGACAGACCGTTGCCGATTCCTTGCTCAGTGATCAACTCACCCAACCAGATGGCGAAGAAGGTGCCTGCTACCAGCGATATTACGATTGTCAATGATGTCAGCCATGTGTCTTGAGCGAAGCCAAACCCGGGCAGCGCACCAGCTCGTTGCAGGATGGTCGCCTGGCCGAACGCCTGAAGCGCAGCCAACGGAATCGTCATAAAGATGGTATAGCGGTCAAGCTTTCGACGCCCCTGATCCCCTTCCCGGCTTAATGCTTCCAGGGAAGGAATAATCGGGGTTAGCAACTGCATGATAATTGATGCCGTGATATAGGGATAGACACCCGCCGCCATGATCGAAAAATTCCGCATAGCGCCACCTGACAGGATGTTGAGAAAGCCCAGAAGGGCGTTATCCTGGAACAACTGGTTAAGCACTTGTGGATTGACGCCGGGCAGCGGTATGGCAGCGGCTGCACGGTATATTGCCAGGATTCCCAGGGTGACTAAGATCCTGGTGCGCAGGTCTGGCAAGCGCATGGCGTTGCGCATAGCAACTAGCATGGTGGAAAACCTCCTGGGCAGGCCCTAAAGGCGTTCGAGACTAAACTTCGATGATTTCAACGGTGCCGCCAGCAGCCTCGATCTTGGCCTGAGCTTTCTTGGATACCCGATGAGCCCGGATGGTCAGAGGACGATCGATCTCGCCCTCCGCGAGAATGGCAATCCGTTCCGTAGCCTTTTTCGTGATTCCGGCTGCCGCCAGCGTCTCAGGAGAGACCTCGCTATTGGCCTTGAAACCTTCCAGTCGGGTCAGGTTGACCGGCTTGAACTCAACGCGCCAGATATTGGTGAAGCCCCGCAGGTGCGGCAGTCGTCGCACCAGAGGCAACTGACCACCCTCGAAGTAGGGGCGCACACCACCGCCAGAACGGCTATTCTGGCCTTTGGTGCCGCGACCGGCAGTCTTGCCCTGGCCAGCTGAGATACCGCGGCCAACGCGCTTGCGTTTCTTTTTTGCCCCGCTGTCGGGAGCGAGATCATGCAATTGCATGGTCATCTCCTTGTTATTTCACCACCTCAACCGACACCAGGTGACCAACCTTGTTGATCATGCCCTGAATCACGGGAGTGTTGGCTTGCTCGACCGTATCGCCCAAACGGCGCAGGCCAAGCGCCCTGACTGTCGCCTTCTGTTTTTCAGAGTAACCAATGGTGCTCTTGATATAAGTTACACGAACCACTTTGGCTTTGGGATCTATTCTCTTAGTTTGCATTTCGGCTCCAGAACGGCATCAACTTCTCGACGGGCACGCCTCGGCGCCGCGCCTCGTTCGCTGGATCCTTCATTTCGGTCAAGCCTAAATAGGTAGCCTTGACTACATTGAGAATGTTGGCACTGCCCATGGACTTGGTCAGGATATCCTTAATACCCGCAGCCTCGACGACAGCTCGCACGCCACCACCAGCAATCACACCGGTACCCGGGGATGCCGGCTTCAGCAATACCTTGGCGGCACTATAGCGAGCCGTAACTTCGTGAGGAACGGTTGTTCCTGCGAGTGCAATCTTTCGCATATTGCGGCGTGCCCGCTCGCTACCCTTGCGAATAGCCTCGGGAACCTCGCGGGCCTTGCCCACACCTATGCCTACGCTGCCGTTGTTGTCACCGACAACTACGACGGCGCGGAAGGCAAAACGTCGACCACCCTTGACTACCTTGGCGGTACGAGCCAGGTGAACCACACGCTCATCGAGTTCTTCTCTTTCTTCGAAGTCCTTTTTTCGTCCTTGACGCCTGCGCTGTGCTGACATTATTCCTCCTGCGGCATGGTCCCATTAAAACCGGCCACGGACTGGTCTAGAAGTCCAACCCACCCTCTCGAGAAGCCTCGGCAAGGGCCCGTACGCGACCGTGATAGGGGTAGCCGCCTCGATCAAAAACCACCTGTTTGATGCCTTGTTGAAGAGCTCGTTCTGCTACGAGAGTACCTACCAGTTTGGCCTGGTCTGTCTTATTAATGCCAGTCGCTTTTCCCTTGAACTCGCGATCCACTGAGGATGCCGCAACCAGGGTCCGGCCATTGTCATCATCGATTACTTGTGCGTAGATATGAGTCAGGCTGCGAAACACGTTCAAGCGCGGGCGGGCGGCAGTTCCATGAATTTTCCGCCGAACCCGAGCATGTCGTCTCTTTCGCACTACCGCTCGACTGTCCTTCGCCATAACCTCATCTCCTTCAGGCCCTTTATCGGTTCGGGCCTGACTCTACTCTGGGAAAGGGATTTCCGCTTGATAAATTCGTCGTTGTCTTCCTACGAGATAGCGTTACTTGCCGGTCTTGCCTTGTTTCCGGCGTACGTACTCACCTGCGTAGCGGATTCCCTTACCGTGGTAGGGCTCTGGCGGTCGCACCGCCCGAACACGGGCTGCCGTTAAACCAACCA
This window of the Chloroflexota bacterium genome carries:
- the mog gene encoding molybdopterin adenylyltransferase, with translation MMRIGVLTVSDRSSRGETEDRSGPLIAELIKDRLGSDVRGSIVPDEQDQIERLLRAWSDDLELDLVLTTGGTGFSPRDVTPEATSAVVHRLAPGFTEAMRAASLQITPHAMLSRSVAGIRGKTLIINLPGSPKAVQENLEVILPAIPHAVELLQQGEGPVKYQHAGQNEHLH
- the rpsI gene encoding 30S ribosomal protein S9; the protein is MALEYYQGTGRRKRASARVRLYAGEGKIIVNDKPYEEFFPRLADQRAVLQPLEITDMQAAFNISVKVRGGGVSGQAGAVRLGIARALCHRDEELPEATPGVPDQRLRPVLRKAGFLTRDAREKERKKPGLKRARKAPQYTKR
- the rplM gene encoding 50S ribosomal protein L13 gives rise to the protein MTLGRLATRIATVLKGKHKPIYTPHLDCGDYVVVINADKIRVTGRKLDQKFYYRHSGYVGGLKRISLRDQLEKHPERVIQSAVRGMLPKNRLGRKMVKKLKVYAAPNHPHQAQQPKPLEL
- the truA gene encoding tRNA pseudouridine(38-40) synthase TruA, with translation MVEYDGTDYFGFQIQPDRPTIQGCLESVLAKLSGEKTRLRYAGRTDTGVHASGQVISAMVNWRHSISDLERAWNALLPNAVAVRSLERVIDPSFHPRFAARSRIYRYRVWTAAWRSPLQMRFAHHEPKAPDVEAMNRAGCALLGSHDFASFGQPTHGDITIRKVVTATWTQEEQMLQFEIEANAFLKRMVRTVVGTLLEIGKGMRPEDDIVRVLAARDRTMAAQPAPPQGLRLAFVRY
- the rplQ gene encoding 50S ribosomal protein L17; its protein translation is MRHKKAGRRLGRSTGHRRALYRNLTLQLFEHEVIHTTEAKAKSVRPQAEKLITLAKRGRQGNRVHAQRIAMARLNNKEIVRKLFDDLAPRFEDRAGGYTRITKLGPRKGDGAEIVQFELVEE
- a CDS encoding DNA-directed RNA polymerase subunit alpha; the encoded protein is MLNLSIVLPKIEREANSQQYGRFVIGPLESGYGVTLGNALRRVLLSSLAGAAVTSVRLSDVHHEFSPIPHVREDTTAFILNVKQLRMKSMTDDPVRAYLEVNAEGPVTAGDLQYPPEIEVITPDLLLMTADSNDVDLSIEMVIRRGRGYSPAEERSKLTLGEIPVDAIFSPVRKASFRIERARIGQQTDYDRLVLDIWTDGTITPEEALGEAAKLLVQHLSLIAGVEAISLEPEEEIEEGIPSQIYDVPIESLELSVRAYNCLKRAGIVKVGEIIERLERGPEELLSIRNFGQKSLDELMEKLETKGYLDQIKMPGDEPEEPELEEDEDYDEDLGDDSSINIDVDALLAAMTTGTESS
- the rpsD gene encoding 30S ribosomal protein S4, giving the protein MARYTEAVCRLCRREGQKLYLKGDRCLSPKCAFERRSYAPGQHSRRAQFRRNQSDFSLQLREKQKVKRIYGVMERQFRRYFKNALRTKGLTGATLLITLESRLDNVVFRLGLASSRAQARQLVRHGHIIVNGRKTNIPSYLVKPDDVIAVRDESRKKQYFRALPEIMGERPVPEWLSLDSDALVGHVISRPSREDIDIPINEQLVVEFYSR
- the rpsK gene encoding 30S ribosomal protein S11; the protein is MARPRRTARRGPRREKRTVPHGQAHIQATFNNTIITVTDQQGNTVTWGSAGTVGFKGSRKSTPYAAQLAGSSVGKLAMDMGMREVDVFVKGPGPGREAAIRSMQAAGLKVVSITDVTSLPHNGCRPPKKRRV
- the rpsM gene encoding 30S ribosomal protein S13 is translated as MARIAGVDLPRDKRVLVGLTYIYGIGRTSSGDILGKLDINEDTRVRDLSESEVARLRETIDREYLVEGDLRREVNMNIKRLQEINCYRGLRHRLNLPVHGQRTRTNARTKRGARRTVPGKKRARK
- the rpmJ gene encoding 50S ribosomal protein L36, which codes for MKVKPSVKRRCENCKIIKRHGVVRVICTNPRHKQRQG
- the map gene encoding type I methionyl aminopeptidase, giving the protein MILPLTRRPSGIRLKAKSELELMRIAGRIVAEVHARMREMVTPGVSTAELDAAAEEIIRSQNAIPAFVGYPNSQGGPEFPATLCTSINDELVHGIPSVNRVLEDGDIISIDVGAIYKGYVGDSGWTYGVGNVGQEAQQLLEVTEGSLWAGIAQARPENRFVDISRAVQDYVESSGFSVVREYTSHGVGRKMHEEPQILNYVPKNRDVARTYPAMNRRLSKGMTFALEPMVNVGSWRTRQHDDLWTVSTADGNLSAHFEHTIAITNGEAEILTRL
- a CDS encoding adenylate kinase, producing MSEDPTYLVLLGPPGAGKGTQAVFLEQELGLKQISSGDLFRENLKNETELGVQVKGFMDRGELVPDDLTIAMVRERISRPDCDRGAILDGFPRTLEQARALDKMLAEQGNHIRMVPMLDVADEELIDRLTGRLVCRNCGATYHRRFKPPTTEGICDVCGGELYQRPDDELETVKIRLYVYYKQTSPLIGYYFARDLLVRMDGDRPLDEIKQDLLFTVRTVL
- the secY gene encoding preprotein translocase subunit SecY — its product is MLVAMRNAMRLPDLRTRILVTLGILAIYRAAAAIPLPGVNPQVLNQLFQDNALLGFLNILSGGAMRNFSIMAAGVYPYITASIIMQLLTPIIPSLEALSREGDQGRRKLDRYTIFMTIPLAALQAFGQATILQRAGALPGFGFAQDTWLTSLTIVISLVAGTFFAIWLGELITEQGIGNGLSLIIFGGIVATLPTNMIQLVQAQQWMTLLVFVLITIITVFVIVMVNEGQRRIPVQYGKRVRAMRGNRLVVQGGQSTFVPLRVNSAGMIPLIFAQSLLLFPGTIASYFAGTEGLIGSVAGTVGTIFDPANSVYWILYFLLVIAFTYFYTDVIFRQQNLAETLQRQGGFVPGIRPGKRTEEYLNGIMSRITLVGALFLGIVAIMPWIVSLFTGQNVATNTTLLISSAGLLIVVGVVLDTMKQLEAQLLMRHYEGFIR
- the rplO gene encoding 50S ribosomal protein L15, whose amino-acid sequence is MQLHDLAPDSGAKKKRKRVGRGISAGQGKTAGRGTKGQNSRSGGGVRPYFEGGQLPLVRRLPHLRGFTNIWRVEFKPVNLTRLEGFKANSEVSPETLAAAGITKKATERIAILAEGEIDRPLTIRAHRVSKKAQAKIEAAGGTVEIIEV
- the rpmD gene encoding 50S ribosomal protein L30; the encoded protein is MQTKRIDPKAKVVRVTYIKSTIGYSEKQKATVRALGLRRLGDTVEQANTPVIQGMINKVGHLVSVEVVK
- the rpsE gene encoding 30S ribosomal protein S5; translation: MSAQRRRQGRKKDFEEREELDERVVHLARTAKVVKGGRRFAFRAVVVVGDNNGSVGIGVGKAREVPEAIRKGSERARRNMRKIALAGTTVPHEVTARYSAAKVLLKPASPGTGVIAGGGVRAVVEAAGIKDILTKSMGSANILNVVKATYLGLTEMKDPANEARRRGVPVEKLMPFWSRNAN
- the rplR gene encoding 50S ribosomal protein L18; its protein translation is MAKDSRAVVRKRRHARVRRKIHGTAARPRLNVFRSLTHIYAQVIDDDNGRTLVAASSVDREFKGKATGINKTDQAKLVGTLVAERALQQGIKQVVFDRGGYPYHGRVRALAEASREGGLDF